The genomic DNA AAGGGATCTAACTAAACAAAATTGTCATTATGTAAtcttatacaatataaaaatgaattgctgttcgttagtcttgccAAAACTCGAAATCGGCTGGACAGTTTTGGATAATTTTGGTCTAGAGAAGGTTtcaaaggtgagaaaatatgtTGGAGGTGgcacgaagtttgccgggtcaactaATACATAATGATTTTGAAAATGCTTAACTTAGATTTTGAGAAACCacatactaaatatatttttgaggCTTGAATATAACACTTAACATTCTGTCTAAAGGCttcatatttatgaaataaattcgTTATACAAATGTAATACAAAAAATTCGACCCAACGGAAAATATAAATCAACTTTATATACGCGACAAAACAGATTGTATATTAATGCCACGCTCAATTCGTCGAGCATTCGtctcatcataataatattatggtaatCAAATGCGTCGCCGGGCAAAATTGGAAACACGTAACGGAACATACAAGCCAATATGCAGGCAACCTACTTCACTCATAGTATTAACATTCAAAGCGAGTGGGAACCATTCCAGTATCATTTATACATGATTTGAGCACTTGTTGGAAAGGCAACACCTTTTATTCAGGACTGGTATATTTACAATATGTTACACGAACATCCTGTACATGAGACCACAACGACACAGTACGACaagcaaaataatatatacaaataaataaaactatatacaaatacatatataacataaaaatcattGGAAATCTGTACATGATCGTGTCCAAGTGGAAACTCAGTTTTGTGACCGATTTTAACGGAAAATATAACCCGGTGGCAATTTTTGGTACAATTTTGTAAGATTTACCGATTGTATGAAGCAATATTAGTACGTGTAGGCCAGCAATTAATGAGAACTTAGATCTGCGTGTTGTTATTACACCAATACCTATATGAATATAGTACATCTTTCATTTATCAGACCAACACCACATTTCTTCAAAACATGACATTGTACAAGGAATTTTAAGGCGTATAACACAtggttaatattaaaacaatttaggTTAGAAGCTGggtaaaatgtaataatgaatTCTGGGCCGTAcataataaaatcctttattaaATACTCGAAGCTGTGTTAGTGATAAATGAACGATGTCCGAGAAGCGACAAAACATGTACAGAAGCCCAGTGATTAgaaagaaatgtaaataaaaacaataaaggaGGCTCACACTGAAAAGTGGTAGGCTAAGTTCTCCTCAGAGTTGTATGCGATTTTCACTAAGCTGTTAAGGAAATCGGCCAACTCTTGCGGCCTTCTCCTGTGGAATAAAGTATATGCCTTTAATATTATTCACTGACTGCTGTTGTGTCAGACTGAATGAATACTGTCAGACCAGAAAACTTAtagataaacagtttaaaatatcTTGATTTCTGGTACATATAAGcctatttgttgacgtttcttTCTAAGCTCCTTTAAAATGGTACATAGTGTTGAGTTCTGAAAATAGATGCGTAGTTATCAAGTTGTATGCTGTGTGACTTACCGACTGACTTCAGCGTGTGCCTTGATGAGCTGTGCGTGGATGAGAGAGCAGAGCTTGTAGCAGACGTTCTTGCCGAGACTCGGGTCGCCTTCCGCCGTCTCCGTGGAGGCTGGTGATGTACAGatacaaataagtattataaatcaCAAAGTTGTGAAGATTTATTTGTCCaaatgtttaagattttttcttcttttaattttaaattattgtatcgAGTTGTGTAACTGGTTTTTGTACCGatctattcaattaaataaaaaaatatatcgttaTATTGCCTCTATCTAGGTATGGAGTTTCACACACAGTTTCGGTCAGATCGTTTAagtattatcatttaatttggGCACTACATTGTAACAGGATCAAAAAGTGCAGTAGAAAAAGAAAGAGGTGATTCAGCAGCACATAGTTTTCATAAGCATTGTGGTTGTACTTACGATTTTCACTATGAGCTAATTCTTGTGTACACGATGCCGTGTCCGATGAGGTCGCCTGTGCAATGTCTATGTTCAGATGTAGCTGCTTCTTTGATACACTACACTCGATCTGTAAACGACACAAACACAATAAGTACTATTACAATACTTTTGAAAGTTAGAGATATATCTTACTGTGGTATACGCCAACCGCTATACTATACGTCaacagcttttttttgagggggaaaatcatctaatttattcttccgccttgggcgaggcgagagggagtgtactATGTATACTCTTATTGTCTAAAAACAAGCCCGTTCCTACTaatgcttttcgagacggagcctcGGCCACCCACTAGGTGGTCGTAGCTCCGGGACTAAAAGTAGACATTAGGCACACGATGACACTATTTACAACTTGAGATTAGCTGGTCATAATTTGAACTATGCCTTTTTGTTTACATCcgaaatcttaaaataaaaaaagagaaaaaagaaaTGTCGCGTAATTTGCGGAGAATCTGCAATTATTAGCTAACCTGCATCGGTTCCACAGTGACGTTAGACGTGATGATGGCGCGCGTGCCTTCAGGTTGCAGTGCTTGCAGCGCCTGCAGCGAGCGCTCCAGCTCGTCGTCCACCAGCATGGGGTCTGGCGGCGGGgacgggggcgcggggggcgcggggggcgcgccCGACCCGCCCGACACCTCCGCCGGCTCTGTGGGCGCAAAGAGCCGCGCCAGCTGTTCGTGGACACGTCTCTCTCCTGCGCGAGGAGTCACTGCGCCACGCTCTCGTACGCGCTCTAGAAGACCCTGGAATACCATggattgttttaatattacgtCTAGTTAGGTACATATTTCAGTCCTAGAAagagtattataaatgtaacacTGAGCTATTACCACGAATCAAATCCGAGTCATATAGCTTTCTACTTGTTGAAatcatagtaaaaaaaacatgtttgatCTTACCAAAAAGTGGTCTTCATGAAAGAAGGATGTACCCATTAGACGGTCTAAAAATCGGCAATCTTTGTACAAGTTTAACAACTTGCGCATTATCTGGAAACAAACGACAAATCTAAGAAGCTTAGTTATACTTTATGTGtatcttatacatatatatcagGATAATATTACGggataatatatatattatcgCTAGATAGAGACACTATATTCATACGGAAGAAAATAcaagcaaaacaaaataaaatgtaaagaaaaatattagggATCGGATTTCCGATACAACATGTTGtaggtaaaattttattaagatcGACGGATgcattgtattattttcatcaacaaaattttatttataaaatgtgagGCAAGTATCGGGAATCCGATCCCGAACATACTGTATAGGCAAGCTAGTCTGGCCGGTCGtagtttaaaacataaataaaaaatatgataacaaactaaaataaaagaaattaacatttcaaaactttaatacatatttattgaacTTCTAGTCTATACTTTGctacaaaacaaaacttgaaACACAATGTAATCAAAATGAGGAAGCGAAGGTTTTGGCAGCGTATAGTATTATCATTCAGGTTGTAAATCACACGGTATTATATCTTCTAAATCTCTTGCTTCCTTAGTATAACTTAACGGTAATCCACCTCCAGGGCACTCGTAACGATCACTTTCAAGGTACGCCGGCCCGACGCCGACAAAAGTATCCTTCAACGTCATCACTTGCATCCCGAAGCGAATGATGTAGGATGCCTCGGGATGCACAGGCACCCAGTGCTGCCCCctgctttatattttataattacaccGCTCCCAAACTCAAATGATGTGCATATGAACATGATGCTTTTGAAATGATCTCTAGTGCTAAGCATTGCATAAATTAGCGAATCAAACTAGTTGAATAAATCACATCATTAAGTCGGCCGCAGTACTGACACCATCACGTTGAGCCACAAGCCGTCACATGCATCCTCCGTGCTCACCGCGTCGCATGCCGAAGCATCCTTTCTGTCACCGCTCGCAGTCGTGTagtataagtttatttacaatatgAGCAACATCGCACGCAAGTAGTGTATATGTTCGGCCAGAGAAAGATACTTTTGCGAAGTCGGTCCGGGCGTGGCGTGTCGCGGCCTACCTACCTCGTACGTCTCTAGCGCGGGCTCTTTGTGGAACCTGTCCTGCAGGTTGCAGACGCTGCCGAATAGCCGCTGCATGAGCGTCGTCACCGACGGCTTTAACAGCGGCGGCACGGTCACGGACGTCGGCAGGGACCTTAACAGAGACAGGAGCTTTACCTCTTGGCTCTGTAATGTAGGGTGCTTAGCGAACATCTCCTCCAGTTTCCTCATGGCGAGGCGGCCGCGCTCGATGTGCGCCGCCACGCGCGGCTCCAGCAGGCGCGGCACGGCCGGCgggcccgcgcccccgcgcccccgcccgccgcgcccccgcgcccccgcccgagCCCGAGCCGCACGAGCCGCACTCCACGCCCACGGCTGCGGACACAAGACGATGTACCACCCACTGTACAATCACTGCACCACTACTTACAGGGCCGTACCTGGCGCGGGCGCGACGTCCGGCGGCGTGGCGGGCAGTGCGTCGGGCGTGCGAGGGTCGGCGTCGTGCGCGGAGCTCTGTGTCTCCCACGAGTCCTCCGACCCGGACCCCTCCGAGCCCCATAGCTCACCTTCTTCGCTGTCATACTCTCCAAcctgacaaacatacaaattgcaATTAGAGTCAATCGCGCGACATATTAACTatgatacattaattattaacacAATCTCAGTCTCACCTTATACAGATCCTGTGGCCAGCACATACTAGTGTGTCCATCCACCCACCATACCTTGACGCGCCCCGACGGGAAGTTGTCTATCACcttcaaacaacaaaataataaacaattagttaataaattatCGCAGACTACAAACTTAGCAATACTTCATTTTAGGGTCATCTACCGTAATTGACAGTAAAATCTCTAGGAAATAAATTTTGAATATACAGCATGTTCGGTTTCGGATTTCCGATACACTATTTGTGTTGgacataaaattgaatttgttaAAACAGTACCTAGTGGGGCCACACTCTTCATACCTCAGTAGGAAACATgtgaatattattgttttcagtACTAACCTGTCCAGCAGTGCAGTTAGCGTCCTCCCCCGTGAAGTTAGCGACCCGGATGACGACAGTGCCGGGCCGGTACTGGAAGTCCGGGTGGTCCTTCAGGTCGTACACGCTCACCTCGCTCTCGTGTAACATTTGTGGACTAGTGGTCGGAGAAAAACAGTATACACTTGGATTTGTGTTATCTAATGatggtttctttttaaattgataattcCGTTGGGATTTCAGACGGTTTGTTTGTAACCGTATAAACAATTTagagttgaaaaaaaaatcataatcgGCTGAAAAGACTGGGACTGAATTAGATTCATGGATAGACAGAACTTGTTGtccttatttaaaatatataattacaatGATGGCTTTATTTCTATCTCTATTATAAAAGAATACTAGACTGTAAAAGTAACTCACACTGGTTCGTCAGCGCTGGTGTAGGTCCGGTACCAGTGGACGATGGCGGTCCGGCCGTGGTGGTCCACGCGCTGTACCACGCCGTACTCACGGTGTTTCAGCTATAACGTAACAATACATCgtttttttcaatattacacAACGTGAAGCCCTTTATCCCTAAAGGGTAGGGTATCccagaggtgcacaatacggcacgttatgtcgctatacaatggacatccacttttcacaatttgtgttataagtcccatgtaatagggtgccACACTCCGTGCTacactgaaaatttttcgaaaaacccaaaTGGTGCAGTAGTaatttacccgacccgggaatcaaacatgagacccttgttcggcagttgcacttgcgaccactcgaccaacgtagCAGTCGTCATAAGTTAGTCTACATTATAGTtagatattttatcattatgtaTAAGACAGCTAAGGATACTAACTTGTTGGTTCTCCTCGACATTAGCTGCTCCGCTGACTACAAAGTCGCCAGGGAAGCACTCCTGCCCGTCTAAGTGGTGGATCGGATACAGTTGTGTGGATGGAATGCCCATTTCTATTGTGCCGTCCTGGAGAGATATAATGTGTTAGTTTTAGAAGATGTGTACAGCAAGATgcaagataattattattgatgtcAAGTTAAAGACAAAAAGAGTAAGTTACATCGCTCGTAGAAATTACAAGTAATGAGCACGATAAACATCAGCCATGGATTTGCAAATGGATGAGAGGAGACCTTTGTTCAGTAGATGATTTCTGACTTTAGACAAATACTGCTGAGGATAACGTACCTGCCAGACGACATTGGCGCGGCTGGTGGTGTGTAGAGTCTCGACGACGACGCGGTCCCCGgggcgcggcgggggcgcggggggcgcgcggCGCACGGTGCGCTTGAGGCGCTTGCCGCGCAGCAGGCGCACGGCCAGCTGCGGGGACCGCTTGCCGCGCCCCGACGCAGCCGACGAACAGCGGGACGACCACGTCGCGCCACTGGCGTACACAAGCTCACTGTACATGGCTCTTTATCATATCAGTATCATGTTATGGGGCATGCCAGCACGCGCAAACATTCCCTAATTTCACAAATTACTgcaatagattttcaatcttATGATTTCGTttataaagtagaaaatatGTTGATGGAATTTGACAGTTTGGTAGCTTGATGTACGGGTGTTTGTACCAAAGTCATGCAAAGTTAGATGTACTTATGAATAGTTTTTAATGGATAAGCGAATGAATGTAGGGTTTAATGGCAAGATGAGATGATAGTCACCTGTCAGTATCGCTGCCATCGCTGCTAGTATTCTCCCAGTTGTCGGAGTCGTCGTCGTTGAGCGCGTTATCAGACTTGCTGTCTCCGTTGAGCAGCGAGGAGTCGTCCCGCGCGGGCTCAGGACTGCGGACGTGCCATCTAGTTAGTCCACAGTGACCTCGTCAGATGAGCACACAACTAAACATATCATGCTGTACATAGCTGCCACTACATGCCACTACGATCCTAAATTATGTGTCTCAATAATGTTTGATGTTAATTAATGTATGTTTCTAAtggtaaaattgttttaacaaacTGTGCGACTAATTAGTAAAGAATACAAATTAactatgaataattattaactatGAATGAGTgatatttcaaacataaaatagAAAGTATTTACTTTGATTGAAACTCTAATCATGACTTTCAAAAGTGGAACCGGTTACTTCTCTCAAAAAATCCAATACCTACTTCCAATAAGAATCACAAATGTAATTTAGGACCCTATAGAACAATTAGTTTTACATGATTGTATCGGAAATCCGTACTCAAACACACTGTACATAGATTTAAAACACAAGCTTCTACCACTAAGCCACAACTGACCTGATTCCCGAATCGTTCTTCTCCTCAGTAGCCGTGTCTTCCTGCGAGCTGGCCATGGGCAGACAGACGTCTCCTATAGGCTCGATCTTGATGCTGGGGCAGGTGGCGTCCATCTTCAGAGCATCGTCGAGAGATTCCAGCTTGTCTTCTGCTGGGTCTACTTCCATGTCGTTCTGAGGGACGGAAGGTGGTTTAGTAGGTGTGTTAGTTGAGATTCATGGTTGtgtatagattatattatttgaagtTTTTGTGATGTGACTGCTGATCAGGTTAAGTCTAATGAACTTTGAGAGCATTAGTtaacattttagtttaattttgtaatgattGTAAGGAAACATATTATGACATATCTTGTTCAAGGATAAGACAACCTATTAGATGCATTAATTTTACAACTccgacatttaattttgtattagaaCGATCATGAGTgactacttagttacttacaTAGTTTCTTGTGCAATGTCATCTCTAAGAGCCCCCACTgtggcttgaaagtagtcgagtaaCCTCGAGCGTTTACATATAAGGTTATGATAGACTTATACTTACATCGTTAGACTTAAGTTTCCGATGTGCCGAGGCTCGTTTCTTAGGGCGGGACGGCACGTGATCAGTCGAGTTGGTGTCGGTTTTCGAAGGCTTCTTTATCGGTTTGGTTTGCTTACGGAGATTCCTGTAGTATTTACctgtaacaaataaaacgtaaaaagaTCATTTTCTTGGCTGTGCCTAGTTATACTTTATATCATTAGGCTACCACAATAATATAAGcacgtcttgtagctgatataattatgatggtattctttaacaaaacattgccctacactaggatttactcctgggtgcgtttacaaacatacgagttcacatgcacatgacaccctgaTCCGGGACAataatttgaggatcacacaaagagttgccccatGCGGAAATCGCACCCGCTGCACGTcccgcggcagccggttgcccagccaccgtgccaaccgtgcagtcaaattattaaattattgcaaagttccaaaaaaattaagagataaagtggaatttatattataaaaggaGATTTCATTTACCACTAGCAGACAAAGAACAGTCTTAAATTAATTCGACAATCGGAATGCATGAGTGTGCAATACCTAAAGTATTAATTCTCgggaacaaatataaatatcctGTGGGAGAACACGCGTGATCGCGCAAAACCGAATTAGGGAAATCCCAGTTAGTTGAAATATAAATTGAGATAATCgtgtttaaactaaaaataaacttgtatgATAAACGTGGCGCTAGTCAGAAGCTCAAAAATTGGCAGTCACAATTCGACAAAATTCCGTTTGGTTTCGAGGGCAGGTGGCAGTTGCTCTTTGTAAAATTCTGACATTACCCAATCTATTTGGAAAACGACTATCACCCAATCGAGTTggaaaatatcgaaaaaatcACACATCGCGCTACTATCCTGTAGAGGCCGAAACTACAGAACCTATTCTTACACATAATCCTTAAAATACTTAGCTCTGGTGAACACTATTCTATTTCTGATGTTTCCAACGTGAACGTAGCTGTATGCAGTCTTTAATTTTCAatcttatacttattatacatacaaagctcaaaagtgttttgtttgaacgcgctaatctcggaaactactgatccgaaagtagctagtatctTATAAACATATGATgcatcctactaatattataaatgcgtaagtttgtatgtatgttactctttcacgtcaaaacggcagAAGAGATggagatgaaatttgaaacaggtgtagattatggtctggaataacataggccactttttatcccacgagaacgtgggcgaagccgctggcagaagctagtactataataatatatttttagagatACTCACTTTGTTGTTTCCTCCATTGCTTCTTACTAACAAAGGTGTCTTCAGGGCCGATGGTGAGGAAGTTTCTGTCACCGACCTGCAGTGTGCACGGCTCGAATACATTCAGCAGCTTTAGGTTCTTTAGATCTTCACCTGGGTGAGCAACCAATGTCTTGTTAATAATTAGCGTAAAATGCTATGacctatataatatacttaaagacgggaaaaaatatgtaaagcTCATAAGATGCGATactataaggtttatttttataagggggaaaatcattacTCAActagtgacagactcttactgactaaaacggTAGTTTTTAGTCCGTAATGGGGTGCCGTTGCTACTTCTACTTCGAACCAGAACCCTAATAGCCAGCAAGGTCGTCCGCAGCCCTGTGAATTTATTCGTGTCCCTGAGACTGACTACTTTAGATCCTGATAGGAATTGCTATGGATTTGGAAGTTAGTGGCGGGTTTGTCCCAAAATAGAGCCCCGGGAATACTATAGAGGTTGATTGGAAGTCAGTGAAATCTTTGAGTAATATGAGTTGACTATtgatagaaaactgttgaaggcaaattctcctaAGCTGACTGTTTTAGCTGTGAATGCATTAAAATACTTCGTAAGTAAAAAGcgtcaatataatttattcatctCATGCGCTCATGTGCTACGGGTCTAATACATTAAGAATTTCATATTGTTCATTTCCCCAGGACTACGGAGCAGTTTGGGTCCGTGCCAGAAAGTTAtgattattctattttatgtaGCACGTGCAGTTCAGCGCAGAATGCATCAGTTATTTTATGtcctagatttttttataataactatttgttacataatgacaattttatttataaatgtatttcgGGAGTAAATAAGACGTTAATTCCACTGGTAATCTGACTGAGCTAGTCTATGTGGTCTAAATAGTGTTATATATTATTGGAAAAGTAAATATGttcacataatataaaataaatttcattacatataatgtttcttactaaattattttatccaCAAAAAGATAAGGTAAAGATCAGAAGTATGTTTGTTTTCGCCAGTAACCAGGTTCAGACTCGAACGAAGATCGAGAATCGTGCGATGggaacataaaaaaattgaattattcaataatattttgacagATCCAAACTGCAAAATAGG from Spodoptera frugiperda isolate SF20-4 chromosome 26, AGI-APGP_CSIRO_Sfru_2.0, whole genome shotgun sequence includes the following:
- the LOC118264048 gene encoding (E3-independent) E2 ubiquitin-conjugating enzyme isoform X1 — translated: MAGQNPGSPTDFQYFYEDEVYKINNRGQVVFGLVLENYEANSSDQESDIETPIQKGEIRVVWHPSGTERVISEKSVGLADRSLMPGDVVRRLIAGKDTQRGYCRDIIMNAALQIVGTKHVIPSVASERLQPLEEFTPDLAVCLDSWVGTSKAVHSKLRLVSAEGSRLEYPDLDTCPLEDYSMRRRRSTPYSSSEFYPGQVVYGPLGSLDSANWLHITKEMKAARKHKMHDHKFTVEAVMTESVSVHWQCRALCTNPTDPTTPQQPKFLVEGEDLKNLKLLNVFEPCTLQVGDRNFLTIGPEDTFVSKKQWRKQQSKYYRNLRKQTKPIKKPSKTDTNSTDHVPSRPKKRASAHRKLKSNDNDMEVDPAEDKLESLDDALKMDATCPSIKIEPIGDVCLPMASSQEDTATEEKNDSGIRWHVRSPEPARDDSSLLNGDSKSDNALNDDDSDNWENTSSDGSDTDSELVYASGATWSSRCSSAASGRGKRSPQLAVRLLRGKRLKRTVRRAPPAPPPRPGDRVVVETLHTTSRANVVWQDGTIEMGIPSTQLYPIHHLDGQECFPGDFVVSGAANVEENQQLKHREYGVVQRVDHHGRTAIVHWYRTYTSADEPVPQMLHESEVSVYDLKDHPDFQYRPGTVVIRVANFTGEDANCTAGQVIDNFPSGRVKVWWVDGHTSMCWPQDLYKVGEYDSEEGELWGSEGSGSEDSWETQSSAHDADPRTPDALPATPPDVAPAPGTALSLPTSVTVPPLLKPSVTTLMQRLFGSVCNLQDRFHKEPALETYEIMRKLLNLYKDCRFLDRLMGTSFFHEDHFLGLLERVRERGAVTPRAGERRVHEQLARLFAPTEPAEVSGGSGAPPAPPAPPSPPPDPMLVDDELERSLQALQALQPEGTRAIITSNVTVEPMQIECSVSKKQLHLNIDIAQATSSDTASCTQELAHSENPSTETAEGDPSLGKNVCYKLCSLIHAQLIKAHAEVSRRRPQELADFLNSLVKIAYNSEENLAYHFSVQYGALVVSITEEDKGDSKVAEVKDATTATAQKSEGPAASETAPLATAEGTEEAEMDTAIPPVSLENKEGGEGFCILESAPAAHRFRLSMLQPSEPRTFYSAVKREIKLLKSDLPPGVWVRGYEDRIDLLSVMIAGPTKTPYEGGLFVFDVQLGGEYPRAPPLCHYHSYCTDRLNPNLYEDGKVCVSLLGTWSGRGVEVWGKDSSLLQVIVSLQGLILNSEPYFNEAGYEKQKGTQQGKENSRMYNEMVLLKLVQSMTKMLMNPPEPFRAEILTHMRSAAGPLCTRLEGLVRLSGGAADGGAAAAAASEAGGAGGAAPEFPLVPASRGFCLTLRSSLESFRVALRRHEISVPPPSL
- the LOC118264048 gene encoding (E3-independent) E2 ubiquitin-conjugating enzyme isoform X3 encodes the protein MAGQNPGSPTDFQYFYEDEVYKINNRGQVVFGLVLENYEANSSDQESDIETPIQKGEIRVVWHPSGTERVISEKSVGLADRSLMPGDVVRRLIAGKDTQRGYCRDIIMNAALQIVGTKHVIPSVASERLQPLEEFTPDLAVCLDSWVGTSKAVHSKLRLVSAEGSRLEYPDLDTCPLEDYSMRRRRSTPYSSSEFYPGQVVYGPLGSLDSANWLHITKEMKAARKHKMHDHKFTVEAVMTESVSVHWQCRALCTNPTDPTTPQQPKFLVEGEDLKNLKLLNVFEPCTLQVGDRNFLTIGPEDTFVSKKQWRKQQSKYYRNLRKQTKPIKKPSKTDTNSTDHVPSRPKKRASAHRKLKSNDNDMEVDPAEDKLESLDDALKMDATCPSIKIEPIGDVCLPMASSQEDTATEEKNDSGISPEPARDDSSLLNGDSKSDNALNDDDSDNWENTSSDGSDTDSELVYASGATWSSRCSSAASGRGKRSPQLAVRLLRGKRLKRTVRRAPPAPPPRPGDRVVVETLHTTSRANVVWQDGTIEMGIPSTQLYPIHHLDGQECFPGDFVVSGAANVEENQQLKHREYGVVQRVDHHGRTAIVHWYRTYTSADEPVPQMLHESEVSVYDLKDHPDFQYRPGTVVIRVANFTGEDANCTAGQVIDNFPSGRVKVWWVDGHTSMCWPQDLYKVGEYDSEEGELWGSEGSGSEDSWETQSSAHDADPRTPDALPATPPDVAPAPGTALSLPTSVTVPPLLKPSVTTLMQRLFGSVCNLQDRFHKEPALETYEIMRKLLNLYKDCRFLDRLMGTSFFHEDHFLGLLERVRERGAVTPRAGERRVHEQLARLFAPTEPAEVSGGSGAPPAPPAPPSPPPDPMLVDDELERSLQALQALQPEGTRAIITSNVTVEPMQIECSVSKKQLHLNIDIAQATSSDTASCTQELAHSENPSTETAEGDPSLGKNVCYKLCSLIHAQLIKAHAEVSRRRPQELADFLNSLVKIAYNSEENLAYHFSVQYGALVVSITEEDKGDSKVAEVKDATTATAQKSEGPAASETAPLATAEGTEEAEMDTAIPPVSLENKEGGEGFCILESAPAAHRFRLSMLQPSEPRTFYSAVKREIKLLKSDLPPGVWVRGYEDRIDLLSVMIAGPTKTPYEGGLFVFDVQLGGEYPRAPPLCHYHSYCTDRLNPNLYEDGKVCVSLLGTWSGRGVEVWGKDSSLLQVIVSLQGLILNSEPYFNEAGYEKQKGTQQGKENSRMYNEMVLLKLVQSMTKMLMNPPEPFRAEILTHMRSAAGPLCTRLEGLVRLSGGAADGGAAAAAASEAGGAGGAAPEFPLVPASRGFCLTLRSSLESFRVALRRHEISVPPPSL
- the LOC118264048 gene encoding (E3-independent) E2 ubiquitin-conjugating enzyme isoform X7, whose protein sequence is MAGQNPGSPTDFQYFYEDEVYKINNRGQVVFGLVLENYEANSSDQESDIETPIQKGEIRVVWHPSGTERVISEKSVGLADRSLMPGDVVRRLIAGKDTQRGYCRDIIMNAALQIVGTKHVIPSVASERLQPLEEFTPDLAVCLDSWVGTSKAVHSKLRLVSAEGSRLEYPDLDTCPLEDYSMRRRRSTPYSSSEFYPGQVVYGPLGSLDSANWLHITKEMKAARKHKMHDHKFTVEAVMTESVSVHWQCRALCTNPTDPTTPQQPKFLVEGEDLKNLKLLNVFEPCTLQVGDRNFLTIGPEDTFVSKKQWRKQQSKYYRNLRKQTKPIKKPSKTDTNSTDHVPSRPKKRASAHRKLKSNDNDMEVDPAEDKLESLDDALKMDATCPSIKIEPIGDVCLPMASSQEDTATEEKNDSGIRWHVRSPEPARDDSSLLNGDSKSDNALNDDDSDNWENTSSDGSDTDSELVYASGATWSSRCSSAASGRGKRSPQLAVRLLRGKRLKRTVRRAPPAPPPRPGDRVVVETLHTTSRANVVWQDGTIEMGIPSTQLYPIHHLDGQECFPGDFVVSGAANVEENQQLKHREYGVVQRVDHHGRTAIVHWYRTYTSADEPVPQMLHESEVSVYDLKDHPDFQYRPGTVVIRVANFTGEDANCTAGQVIDNFPSGRVKVWWVDGHTSMCWPQDLYKVGEYDSEEGELWGSEGSGSEDSWETQSSAHDADPRTPDALPATPPDVAPAPGTALSLPTSVTVPPLLKPSVTTLMQRLFGSVCNLQDRFHKEPALETYEIMRKLLNLYKDCRFLDRLMGTSFFHEDHFLGLLERVRERGAVTPRAGERRVHEQLARLFAPTEPAEVSGGSGAPPAPPAPPSPPPDPMLVDDELERSLQALQALQPEGTRAIITSNVTVEPMQIECSVSKKQLHLNIDIAQATSSDTASCTQELAHSENPSTETAEGDPSLGKNVCYKLCSLIHAQLIKAHAEVSRQYGALVVSITEEDKGDSKVAEVKDATTATAQKSEAASETAPLATAEGTEEAEMDTAIPPVSLENKEGGEGFCILESAPAAHRFRLSMLQPSEPRTFYSAVKREIKLLKSDLPPGVWVRGYEDRIDLLSVMIAGPTKTPYEGGLFVFDVQLGGEYPRAPPLCHYHSYCTDRLNPNLYEDGKVCVSLLGTWSGRGVEVWGKDSSLLQVIVSLQGLILNSEPYFNEAGYEKQKGTQQGKENSRMYNEMVLLKLVQSMTKMLMNPPEPFRAEILTHMRSAAGPLCTRLEGLVRLSGGAADGGAAAAAASEAGGAGGAAPEFPLVPASRGFCLTLRSSLESFRVALRRHEISVPPPSL